DNA sequence from the Lagenorhynchus albirostris chromosome 13, mLagAlb1.1, whole genome shotgun sequence genome:
GGTGGGACCCTTAAATAAATTAGCTGTATCTAAATCTTtcaactttctctttctctcttaagaGTGTAATCACTGagaattaaaatttgtataaattgTCTTGGACCTTAGCATCCAAGACAAGAAGGGCAAGATGAATGCCTCTTGGGGACCCTAAAGGAGAAAGCCCAGCACAGCCGTAAACGGGAGGACCCAGGAGGGCTGCAGGGTTTCTCAAGGAAGCCCTCGGAGCCCCAGACAGGTGGAATCCAACttgtttctcttccctctcccaacCATTTACACAGGCCACAGAGGACTCCCAGGCAGAAATGAACCAAACAGGACCACGAAATCTGGCATGTTCGACCTCCCTTTTACATGGCAGACACTCCCACCATCAGCAAGAATCCTGGGAGCAAAATACAGAGACTGGGGGATAGGCTTCCACCTCCGGCCCCCATACCACCACCCTTCTAAAGGGGCCACAGCAGCCGAGCTGCAGATGCCCGTCCACGGAGCAAGTAGGGGAGGGGCCGACCTGCCTCCTGCTCTGAACCACTGGGTTGTGGGGAGTTGAAATCTCACAAAAGCACTTTTGTGTGGCTTCGCTTCCCGTTACTATCGCACTGCCAAAAACCACAGCAACAATACAGTGAAAGCACGTCAAAGCCGACACAGCCTTGATAGCAAAGCACAAGCACGTGTTGGCCACTCGAGGGCACCATTTGGAGGGGGCTGTGCCTACCCGGCAGACAAGCCCCAGTCCTCTGCAGGAGTCCGCCCTAGGACACCTCCGGGCCTCCTTCAAACCCTAGGAGCCTCCTCCCAGCTCCTTAGGAAAACCTCCTGGCAGGTCTCTAGGGAAAGCCATAGCGCCCCCTTTCCCCATCCCCAGACATTGCACTAGCTTCCTCCTGCGCGCCCCCAAGGCACTGCGGACACCGCGGTCTACCCAGCTTAGGAGCTGCAGAAACTGACAGATGCCGCGCACCCCCGACCCGATGACATGTCAGGTCAGACTGGCGCTTTAAAACCTCTCCCCCATCTCACCTCCCCCCTCCGaaaattttctttccactttctaGATCATTCCCAAttggaatttgtattttttttaaaaaggtggtgCTGACCGTTGCAGAGATCTGGGAAGCTCCACAATGCAGTCTTTCCGACAAATGTTCCTTTTCAAAACTGGGAGAATGTTAGATTTTGAAAGTTCGAGGAAAAAGATAAGGCCTTTTGCAGCGGTTCCTCCCCAGAATAAATGGCCCCGATGCAACGCAAGCCTTCGGAAAGGGCATTACAGCCCTTCCGTCGGTCTCAGGTGCAACACCGGGAACTCTGCCCCCCAGCGGGCCGTGCCCCACACTCAGCCGGAAACAAAAAGGGGTGAAATGAGACTCAAGTATCCCTTTAGCTCCCCCATGCTGAAGCCCCCAATTCCCTAACCCGTTTCTACCCGATTTGGTGCCGGTTACTGTAACAGCAATGCAAAGCCATCCTCCCCCCAAAAGGGGGCGGTGGGCGCAATGGTGATCTGTTTGCAAAATACACATGACTGTGACATTCGGTAGCGTCAAGGTCATCTCTTCCCAGGGCTTTCGGATGCTTCCACCGTAAACGTGCGCATGAGTGACGAAGTGTGTGGGTGTGAGTGTTGGTGTGTGAACGTGCGCTCTTCCTCCTCCGTGCGGCCGCCGGGCCAGACTCCGACACGCAGCCACGCTAGGTGACAGGCTCGGCCCGAAGCTGCTCTCAGCGGGGAGTCCTTGGTGGCGCGGCTGCCCCCTCCCTGGCCCGGCCTGGCCCGCATGCTACCTGCAGCCGCACGCCTCCACCACCATGTCCTCGTATTGCTTGTAGACCACGTTGTTGGCGGCGTCGATGTAGAGGATACTGATGGGGCTGAGGCGCGCGGGCACGCAGCAGGAGGCCGGCGCTGCATCCGGCGCCATGGAGTTGAGCAGTGTCTGAATGATGGCGTGGTTGGTGGGCTCAAGGTGCGAGCGCAGCGGGAAGTCGCAAACGCCCTCGCAGTGGTACGCTTCGTAGTCCAGCGGCGCGATGATCCAGTCGTCCCAGCCCAGCTCCTTGAAGTCCACGTGCAGGGGCTTGCGGCTACAGCGGCTCCGGCCCCTGCGCCCGTGGCTCCGGCCCTCGCCCCCGCCGCTGCCCTGCGCTGCCCGAGTCCCGGCCAACGCCGTCCGCCGCCGCCTGCGGCCGCCGATGACCGCCGTCGGCAACCCCATGCCAGGTCCCTGATCCGGCGGCGGCTCCGCTGCCAGTGCGGCCCAGAGCGCGCGGGCCTGGGCGCGGATCTCTCGGAACAGGCTCTCCTTCTTCTGCGTGCGGGAGGAGACGACCAGCAGCGCGCGCTCCTCCGCCGCCGCTCCGCCTCCGCCCCGCGAGTCGAAGCCCAGCAGCCGCAGTGCCAGTGGGACCGGCGCGGGACCCGCCACTCCGCGCAGCAAGAGGCAGAACGCGCGGGTGGCGCGCGGCTCCCGGCGGTGGCGCCGCAAGGCGTCCGCCACGTCGAACACCTCCCAGCGCGCGGTGTCCAGGGGCTCGGCGGCCCGGGAATGCAGCAAGCGCGGCGCGCGCGCGGCGCTGGGGCACGTGGACAGCAGCAGCAACGGGAGGGTCGCGCTGCCGGGGCCCCGCTCCGGAGACTCGCGTCGCAGCACACGCAGCTCCGCGCCCACCACCTCGTCGGCGTCGGGAAGGTTGGACACGTCGAACAGGAAGTTCAGGCCGGTCTCCGCTGCCGATTCGTCTGCCGGGGACgggcagagacagagaaagagcggTGTGAGAGCGAAGCCGGCACGCCTGGCCACGGGGCCTCCTAACTGCAAATAGCAACTACCCTGGACGTGAGAACAAGGCTCGCTGGAGCCGGCGCCTGACCGGGCGTCTCGGCTCCAGCCGGAAAGCCGCCAGCCTGGTCCGGAAGAAAGAGAGCCTTAGGTTCAGATTATCTGGATCTGGGTTTTCGTTCATCGAGCCAAACGATTTCCGACAACCCACGGACATCAACTGAACGCACCTCCTCACCCGAGACCAAGACTTAAGGCCACTACAGTCCACTGCCTGCCCCAGAGTCATGGGTTTTCGAAGACGAGGTCGGAGGCCAGATTTTCAGCCGCTGGCAGAAAGAAGGCCCGGTGGGCGCATCAGAGGTCGTGCGCCTCTTCAAGACCTGGAGGCCAGGCCGGCCGCGGTAAGGGGACTGCTGGTTATGGCCCTTCTTAGCCGCCAAGAGAGCCTCGGAGTCCCGGTTGTGCGAAAACGGAAAATTCTTGTCCCCTGTAAACTGCTTCTGCTACCTCTcttccccagcccagcctggacaTTCCAGCCGGCCACGATCTCCCATGCAGGCGGGGGCTCGCCTAGAAGGGGAACGCGCCCTCAGGGCTGCAGAAACCCTTTAGTGCCTCCAGCCTCCTCGCTTTGCTGaaggggaactgaggcccagattaGGGGCCCGGCTCAGCCCCTGGTCGCGATGGGGAACTCCAGGCTCAGCTTCTCCCAGTGTTTCCGCCACCTCCGACGGAGGGGAAAGGCGGCAAAGGAGCGCAAGCAACCTTCTGGGAAGGGTTTGAGGCAGCCGGGACTGCCTTGCTGCAGTGAGGGCAGCGAACCGAGTGAGGTCTCCCCGCCAGTACCCTCTGGTCCCCTCGCAGACTTATTCTTTCCCTCCGTTATGACTCAACTCGGGCTTTGGGATTTTACTTCTGGTTGTGggcacttttttcttttggggctcagaaaggaaaaaagagttgAAATTCCACCAAGCAGCAGATAAGGAGCTCCCTTTGAAGAAGGTCATATGGTTTCGTTTTGCCCCAAACGCGAAGAGACTGTGCACACTCCCCCCACTATTGGAGATTTGCTCACCAACCACAGATGCCATGCCATCGACTCCTGGGGTCTGAAGTCTGGGTGCTGCGGTGACCTCAGGCAGCCCTGCTCcaagctgaggctcagggtggagagggaagcaggagaggccCTGGGCAAgtgctccccacccctcccccgtgCTTTCTCCCAAGGGCTTGCTCGCTGCCACACTTTCTCTGAGCTTCTGCAGCCCCTCTCAGCTTTGAGATGCTGCCCCTGCATCCTCTCCctccagagagaggaaggagaggcggCCTTACTAGCCTTGCCAACCAAGCAGAGCTCCCCAGGAAAGGATTCAGCTCAGGCTGAGACCACTGAAGGCCTAACTCGACCTAAGAAAGAACATCTGGTGCCTCTACAAGCTTAGGGCCCTGCACATCTCACCTCTCCCACAGCTGGGAGCCCACTCTGCAGAATTAGGACTGGGGCCTTCCCTGGCTCTGTACACCAGGACCTGGGCTCCCTATGAGTACCCTAGCATCCCATCCAGGATGCATGCCAGGCCCTCAGAGAATGCTTGAAAGTTCCCACCAGACTATGAGGCCATTTGGGCCCAGGATGCCCCTGTATCCCAGATAAAGCAGTCTGTGTAGACGTTATGTGTATGTTGGAGGGGGCGAGAGATTTGATCTCTGCCCCGCCTCTACCTGCTTTCCCAGCTAGGGTCGGGCATATACAACCCCCAGTGGCTCCCAGGCAGGACCTGGATTGCAGCAGCACTTAACTTTCCGGCCCtatttgcctttctttcctttctgccttCCATTCTGGGTCTCTGGCTGGATAGAGTTAAGGCCAAAATTACTTGCATTTCCTCCTGAAATTAGTTAAATTTTCCCTATCTGTCTGTTTTAATGGCTTCAATAGAGATTAATAAAATCCAGATGACACTCACCGACCACCACAGTCTCACCTAAGTCCTACCTTTGGAGGGCTCAGGGTGGAGTAAGGTGGGGTACTTGGTCCCAGAGAAGCCTGCATTCCTGCAGCGTCGCtggccctcctctcctctctacaCAACCGGAGTCCTTCACCTCTGGCTCCCCCAGGGGCCTAGCACAAGGCAGGCACCCATAGCTACACACCTCTACCCAGACGCAGCCTGCTTAGAAGGGCCCTCCCCATACCTGGTGGTGCCACCAGCCTCTCCAGAACCATTTACTTTAGTCTGATGCCTGCTGTGTCCCGCATTCTCCTCATTTCCCCCAGTTTGTACGGCCCCCCGCAAGACTGGGAACTGCAGAGCAACGAAGCAGCCGCCGCCACCACCACTGCGCAGTCCCTCTGGGCCGGACCCCCTCCTTGCTTCTCCGGATCTCCAAAACAGCCTGCCTCCTCGAGGGGACCCGCCGGCCGGCAGGGCCCGGGCAGCCCGGCAGAGGGACGGGCTCAGCTCTCCGGGGCCGGGCCCCGCAAGCTGCCGCGGCTCTAGCCACAGTCCAGGCGCTGCGGGTTCGGGTGCGTGGGCCTCGGCGAACTTTCTAACACCTGAGGCTGGGATATGCGGGGACCAAGGCCCCCCGAATGGAATGGTGCCGGGACAAGGCTCCGGCGGTGACCTCAGCCTAGGACCCGACAGGATGGACTAGCGCAGTGGAGGTGTGAGTACCTTGGGTCGCCTGGTCTGCGAAGCCGGTGATTGTGTCCGCGCGGCTGTGGCGGCCAGAACCCGAGGTGGAGGCGGCGACTGCCCCGGCCGGAGCCCTCCCGGCCAGGCTCCGGTAAAGCGACATCATGAATTGGTGCGGCACCACTGAGCCGTTCCTGAAGCCGGAGCCCGCGGCGCGGCGCGCGGCGCGGGGCCCGGGAGCCGCGGCGGCCGGGGCAGCGGAGGCGCCCGCAGTCGCGGCGAGGgtcctcccgccgccgccgccgccccccggACTCCCGGTCGGCCCTGCCCCCGCCGCTCGCAGCACGGCGGCCGCTTCGAGCCCGTCGCGGGGGCGGCAAGCGCTCAGCAGCCAGAGGCACAGCGCGGCGGCCGCGCTCAGGTCCATGGGCTCCGAGGGCCAggcgggcgggcggcgcgggCTCCGTGGCTTCGGGAAGTCCCCCGGCGCCTTTTGAACATAGTGTTTAATAATGGGGGAAGTGTGCGCAGTAAGCTGCGgccccccctctcccaccccacccccgcccaacgCCCGGAGCAGCGCCCCCTGCTGAACACTCGAGCGGCAGCGCCGCGCCCCCTACTCCGGCCTAACGCTGAGCCCGGGGCCGGAGCCTCCTCCCCCAGCCGAAGCGCTTCGCCCCCACTCTCGCTAGGCGAGTGTCACCGGCCGGAGGCTCCCGCGACAAACCGGGGCGCCACCTCGCTCTCCCAGGGCAAAGTGACCCCCTCCGCCCTCGCTGCGCCCGGGCCAAATGCGCCCTCGGGAGTCAGAGGCTCCGAGATATCGCGCGTACCCGCCCAGCGTCTTCCCTACTCCCCTGCGGAGAAGCACCCGCCCCCCGCCCGCTCCTGTACTGCAGGGGCCCGAGACGCCAGAAGTGCGGCCGCGGAGGCGCTCGGCCTCGCCCGTCAGTGCCACGATCCCGTGGCCACCGCGCACAGAGAGGCCACCAGGGCGCGCAGGGTTGACACAAAAGCGCGTTTTTGATCACCGGTTCTGCGGTTCCCCACCCTGGCACAGTTTCCAAAGATCGGAGCGGGAGGCCGGAGCCGGGGAGGAGACCCGTAGGGAAGAGAGGGCTAGCGGCTGGAAGGGCAGGCCGGAAGGACAGCGGGACAAGGACCTACGGTCGAAAATCAAAGGTTTGGGCGCTGAACACGCGCTTAGACGGGAGCCAGGATCTTAAAGGAGCTCAGGAACTACGAAGGCAGCCCCAGGGTGATGAGGGGACTCCCGCGCGGGAGCGGCTCCCCGAGTTCGTCTGTGCATCGAAAGTGAGGACCTTCCGCCCGCCTCCCAGGGGCCCGGCTAACAGAAACGGGCTACCGGGTATGTTGGGGCGCGGGCAGAGCCGGGAGGGCGGGCGGTGAAGAGCCTCGGGGTGGCGCCTCCGTACTTCCTTCCCGGGGCCTCGGTTCTCCCGCAGGGCGGGGGATGGATGGAGGGGGCGCCCGGGACCGCAGTCGCGCGGGCAGCTTGGCACTTGGGTCCGCAGCCCGCAGGGGTAGGTCCCCGGGAGGCCACATCTCAGGGAGACGCGCCAGGGAGGGTGGTCGTCGGCGGGTGTCGGCTTAGCTCCACTAGCAGCCCGGACATCCCTCGAATGCGGGAAAGCCCAGCGGATGGACAATCCGCTGTTGCGCGGATGGCGGGCTGCAGCCGCACGGCTGGAGCCGGACGTATCCCCGTAGCAGGGCAGGCGcgtccttttattttaaaattatgtttgctACCGAACTGTTAATCTAGGCGGGGGTAGTGCGTCACAGTTACTTTGAGTTGGCTATCAGCGGCAGCCCGACGCCACCGGACCCAAAGCCGCGTGAGTCCCTCTCTCGCCCGGCTGCCCCGCACTCTGACCCACGGAAGACGCCCGGCCCGGGGAGCCCCTGGGCCGACTGCGGCCCCAGGCTTCTGAGCTCCCCAACACCCGCTGCTTCGTCCCAATTGAGCTCCTCAGTCGTCGCCCTGCCGACCACCGCGGAGATGCAGCGCCCGCTCAGCTGGGGACTTTGGGCCACACACCTCTCGGGGTCGTATGGGAGCAGGAGAGGCCTGGCAAAAGGTCGTAACTCTCGGACCCCAGGCGGATCAGGGGGGCGGAGGAAAAAGGCCCGAGGTTCGCGTGGGAATGTCTGGGCAGGAAGGGTGGTGGGAGGCTGGGATGACCGGGGCTGCATTAACCCACCTTGCCTTTGGGACCGAGGGCAGAGAGCCCCGACAAGGTCGTGGTCACGGGTCTCCCTCTCTGCGTGGTCCCGGTACAGAGCAGCCCTGCACGAACCCACGCAGGCTGTCTGACAGAGCCGCCCTCTAGAGACACTGGTCAGTCAAAATAGTGGCCGCCCAGCCACCGGTCTCTCCGCTCATGCCGGTGCTGCGTCCCTGCTGTCTTTCTtggcctcctttcctccttcagccACGCACAGTCTTCGTAAGTTTTGCACGTCATCTCGTCTGTGATTTGCACAAACACCCTAGGAGCCCTGAGCTGGGGTCAAGTAGCCCTGGTTCTGGTCATGGCTTTGCTCTTAACAACCAGTCCCTTGCATCATCTGGGCTTCGACTTCTCCAGCTGTGTGAGGGAGAGAATGGAAGGGTCCCGGCCCAGGCTTGGTACAGCAGGTGCCAAATAAACGTTTGTTAATTGCATGATACCTCCACCTTGAGGTCACCTTGGGACTTAGGAATTAGGGACGGCTTGGGGGCCATGTGCTCTTGCTGTCCCTGTGGGAGCAGGCCATTAAGCTTCTTTGAGACtgaatttcctcttctataaaatggggagattCTCACTTCAGGAAGGTGGTGTGTGTCCAGGATAACAGGCTGGCACAGAGGAGGCTCAGTCGCCCTGCATCTGTTAGTCTGTTCTGGGTCCCCAGGGAGATGATGGCCAAGAGAGAAGTAGCTTGTAGGCACCGGAAGGCTCTGGAGGAGactgctggggggaggggtgtggggtgcTGCTGCTTGAGCCAACACCCAGCAGCTGCGTGTGCTTGAGCCAGGCCTTAGCTGCTGTCACCTGTGTTCCTtggtctgtaaaatgaggcaatgatgcattcattcattgtttATCCATCCCTCTATTCGTTCCTTCTTTCCAGTAAATACCGTGAGCAGCCTTCCATGTGTTGTGGATTCAGCAACGCACAGGACAAACGCATGGAGCTTTTGTAAGGGCAGAAGAGACAGGAAACACGTAGATCCATAAATGCGCGTGAATGTACAGTGCACTGTTAGGTGGTTCAAAGTAAAGTGATGGGAAGGGGGGATGGAGGGCCTTTTGACCAGCCACactgaaggggagggaggaagggacacTTGGGCCATGTCtggctccctttccttcctctcaaaTAATGATGATAACTGTCAATAATGGTCACTGTTAACCAAATAATGATGGTTCTTCTCCAAGTGCCAGGGGCCCTGGCAACTGCTTAACGTAACTCATGTCACTTCATTCTCACCACTGCTgtgtcctgtgaggtaggtattattattcccattttattgacAAAGGAAGTTGAGTCGCAAAGAAATTTAACCCCTTTCCCAGGTCATCTAGTGAGTGGCGGAGCCTGCAGTCAGCAACGCTTGGCTGGGCAAAGGGTTACCTCTGGCTGCCCAGAGGGGAGGCGAGATTGTGGGGGGCTGGACCTGCAACACTCTCCCTAACTCCAGTGGAGAGGCAGAGGGTCCTGGCTTTCCTTGCAAGCTCTTTGGGAAATTCTTGGCAGAAAAAGAACTCTCAGGTCCAGGTGAGGATTATGAAAGCATCGTCTTAGGgactccttcctgcctctggcgTCAGCTGGGAGCTCACAACACCCGCCACTGAACACACTCTGTCATCACCGACACCAAGGCCTGCCGTGACTGGAAAAACCACGGAGCTCAGAGTAGGACGGGCTAGTAGGATCACGTGGTCCAATGGCTAAGTTTACATGATGTGACGTGATGGCCTAGCGAGTCAGGCCCACAGTGAGGGCTTGACTTGACCAGGACTCTGGATGCCCTGTCCAGAGCTTCCCTGGGACCCATGACTGAGCATCAGTCTGGAGTGCAGGCAGCACCCTCCCTGAGCACAGAGGAACTTGAGACCAGGAGTTCCCAGCCCTCTAGCCCTGACTCTGTGAAGCTGAAGCCTTCTGGTGAGCAGGTGGCCTTTTGGGGCCAGTGTCAGGCTGGCCCAGGCTCTCCTGGGGCTTCCTCCTGGGGGACACGAGGAGCCTTTGGTAGGTGGGCCAGGCAGGAGGGAGCTAGTGTTCCCAGCCTGAAGACCCAGAAGTTGTATCCTACCTGCTGCAAAGTGCATTTTGAAGGTGGATTCCTATTACTCTGTGTTGCCCCAGTCACTGTGCAGCTGGGAATGAGGCTCAGGGGCCGGTGCAGGAAGTTTAGAGAAGGCTGGGAGAAAACTGGGGCTGGAGTTCCAACTTCCGTTCTTTATCAGTCTGAAGACCACCCCCCCAGTCTCCCAAGAGCACCAGACTTCAGCTGTTAGCTCCTCAGAGAGGGGAGATGAGACTGGCTCCaacagggggaggaggggaaaagcAGCCTGGTTGGGGGCGGGGTGTTTCTTGACTGGGGTGGGCAGGAGCTGTCCCCACATTCTCAACCCCAGATCCTTCCCTCAGAGAGCACTTTGCCACTCCTCCGTCCTTTGCAGAAGCTGTTTGCTTTCTCTGACCACCAGGTTTCTGACTCAGGTCCTAGAATCCAAGGATCTGAAGGAATATTTTGGATTATTTGGACCTACTTTTCATGTTATACCTGATTCATCACAAACTGCTACCCGGGCTGTGCTTGCATACCTGAAGAGATGGGAACTCCCGCCCAATCCCAGGCAGCCTTCTGATAGCTCTGAAGGTGGGGAAGTCTGCACGTGAGACCCGTGAGAGCCACCACACCCCTCAAAGGCACCTCTGCTGATGGAAGTTCACACGCCACCTGGGAACGTGAGCTGGTACACTGGCTTGATGCCACTTGGGAAGCTAGTCTTGGATTCTCCCAGCTTGAACCACTGGAAATTggaaccccccacccccgctgcagCCTGCTCAATCTAGAGCCAGTGCCTCCTGCCACACCAGGCACGAGGCCCCACGTCTGATGACAAGAGCATCAGAAGTTTCCTTAGAGATGCCCTGCTCTACACCTTGCAGTGCCCACGTAGGGCATCCAAGCCCCCAAGGAGGGAAAGGGATCAGTACCCTGTCATTTGGCATCACAGCCACCAGGGATGATGGGGCCCCTCTGTGATCCTGTGCCTTTGCTTTCTGTGCAGCTCAGAAggtctcttcccagctctgcccttggtACCCTGGAGGTGAGGAAGAGGATGGATGAGGGCTCAGCCTCCACCCTGTCCTTTGTTAGGGGTTCTGGGTCCCTGCAGCCCAGCACTATTGTGGAAGGTAAAACAGATGCCCCCTGGCTATCTGGCTAACCTGGCTAACCATGTTGATGGTTCCCGAGAGTCAGAGGCCAGAATTCAAATCTGGCCTCTATCCTTGGACCGCAAGTCCCTTGGCCCTTCCTGGCTTTTGATCCCCAAAGGCACAGTGAGGTTGACAATCAAATGTCCACCGAGGGTCCACCTGTGAGAGGTGGAGAGCATGAGAGGATGGGACCCAGTGCCAGGGACCTAGCCAGGAACCTGCCCGCAGTGTGGACCTACCATGGCTGTTGTGATTCAGAGCTGGAGAGGGTTAGAGGTGAGGAGGCACGGTTAGCCTGTGGCTCTGCCCCAAGAAGGTGTCcctgggagggcgggggagggaagaTGGTGACAACAGACTTCAGCGGGAGCTACCTACCAGCACATCTGGTGCTGTTGTTCTCCATTCAGCCAGACGTGGGCTGCAGCCATCTCCCGCAGAAAGACCAGGGATGCGGCTGTGGGTATGGGGAGCTCCCATCAGGGCTCTGGCTCAGTCCCATCTGATGTCCGGGTCTGGGCTTCCTCAGGCTCAGAAGCATTTCCCATGCTCAGTGGAGGGCTGCCTCCCCCCAGGTTACCCAGGGCAACAGCTCTGGCATCCACACCAGGGTTGGCTGCAGCCTGGCCCCCGGCCACTGGCTTGGCCTATCTttgagtggggaggggaagggaccgAGAAGAAGGGAGTGAGATAGCTTCTTTTCCAGAAGTTTCACGGGGGACCTCTCAGAGCCCTTCCTTGGGTATGGGACAAATGGCAGCAGGCTGGCGGATACTGCCATCTGCTGGTCACTCGGTATAACAGCATCACAGTGTGGCTGAACTCCCTCCTGCTCGGATTTACAGACCAGGCCAGTCTGGGAGAAGACTCAGGAACCCCTGCACCCGCACCCTGCAGTTGAACCAGCTTACCTGGAGCTCTAAGGTATCCTGGGAGTTGAGGGGACAAGGATGACACACCTCCGCTGAGGTCAGGAAAGAAACTAGAATATGGGGTCATGATAAAGACCTGGCTTCCAATCTACCTTTGCAGTGCACCAGGTTTGTGACCTTGATTAAGTTAATTAACCAGTCAACCTCCATCTTTAAATGGAGACAGGGATTCCTGCCTGTCAGGTGTGCCtaagaataaaggaaacaaaGTAGGTAAAGTCCTTACCATAGTGCCTGGCTCAATAAATGGTGGCTTTTACAGTTTTCTAATTAAGTAAGCCCTGGTTTAACCAGTTGGAAGGCTAATTTAACTTGTCCATCCAGTCTCCTCTGTACGGCCACTGTCTTTGAGGCATTTCCCCTCTATGAGTATCACTAGTCTGAAGTTGTGTCTCCATTAGATTTTTCTTGGAGACCTTTGTGGACACataagattaaaacaaaacaaactacttTTGGCATAAAAACTGGCAATTCTTAGAATGTGCAGTGATTCGGAATGCCCAGTCCTCCAATCTTGGTCAGATAGGAGCCCAGGGTTTCTGTTCTAGACACACAATGAGTAGGGAACTAAACTGTCCTCTTTGCCTGGGAAGATAGGTGCTAACAGATGTCAGGAGCAGAGTTGGAGGACCCAGAAGTTGTGTCCCCCAGTCCAGGATGTGAGACTTTGCAGACGCCCCAGAGGATGAGGACATTGGGACCAAAATGTCTCATGGTTCCCACAGCAGAGTGTCGGGCAGGAGCATGACGGGGCTGAGCCAGGGACCTGGTGTCACCAAGCTGGGTGGCCTGTCTCAGGTCTTCTGGCCCACATGGCAAAGGCATCTGTGAGCTCTTCCGGGGGCTAGTCTCTGAGGCTGCCCTGCAAAGGGTGAGGCTACCTACAAAACTGGGGACTTGGCCTTAAGCCACAGCAACCCCCGTGTGCTTCCCTCATGCCTAGGTAGCTGGTCCACCTCTAAGTAATACCTTAATTTAGGGCAGAGCCCCAGCTGGGTTCTGTCCTCCCAGACATTTTTTCCTGGCTTGGATAAAGAGTTGGAGAACTCTGATCAAAGTGCTTATCCTGACTGCTGGGGGCACAAATCTGAAAGAGTTAGAAAAACATAGGGTGACAAAATCAAAATCCCAAAAGTCGCCAGCAAATCATTGCAAATTAAAAGAATAGTGAGTGGGGATGCCATTTTCCTTTACTTCTCGGGTCAGTAAAACTGAAGGATGTAAAATCCATTATCGGTGAGAGGAGAAACAAGTGGGCATTCTACGTACccttggtgggaatataagtccAGAGAGATTTTTCCAAGAGTGCTGTG
Encoded proteins:
- the GDF7 gene encoding growth/differentiation factor 7; translation: MDLSAAAALCLWLLSACRPRDGLEAAAVLRAAGAGPTGSPGGGGGGGRTLAATAGASAAPAAAAPGPRAARRAAGSGFRNGSVVPHQFMMSLYRSLAGRAPAGAVAASTSGSGRHSRADTITGFADQATQDESAAETGLNFLFDVSNLPDADEVVGAELRVLRRESPERGPGSATLPLLLLSTCPSAARAPRLLHSRAAEPLDTARWEVFDVADALRRHRREPRATRAFCLLLRGVAGPAPVPLALRLLGFDSRGGGGAAAEERALLVVSSRTQKKESLFREIRAQARALWAALAAEPPPDQGPGMGLPTAVIGGRRRRRTALAGTRAAQGSGGGEGRSHGRRGRSRCSRKPLHVDFKELGWDDWIIAPLDYEAYHCEGVCDFPLRSHLEPTNHAIIQTLLNSMAPDAAPASCCVPARLSPISILYIDAANNVVYKQYEDMVVEACGCR